A part of Solibacillus sp. FSL H8-0538 genomic DNA contains:
- a CDS encoding ABC transporter permease yields the protein MSKFMILVKQLYKQKIRSKPFLLMLGLYIVIISAIVFWSDIKEVFVNSEQTEIALINKTDYDMQSVFVSGDETKWVFLEAADEELDQKLEDGSYLAAITLTEAGPKLAADIQSYDPLQLNDQQMLYQEINNAGQFYAMGKLDLTDEQASTLLDSEPIVTTMTLNTEAKDGKTTDEKQAGILISYGVGFLIYLFINTFLSMITTDVASEKGSRALEMLLVSVKPETHFRSKLVGVLLLAITQFTVLLGFLFVLLRFTKGGEKWEMVSEVFTTISLSYFSYVLAFLFGTLFLFLIIGAFFGSLVSKVEEASQVMMPAILITIVGFYVLVTGMSNPDTMLIKVFSYIPFTSGMVMPLRIGATDISPLEPLVSLAILVATVLILYKLSLSFYKRSVLTYSSGGIISKIKTVFKVTT from the coding sequence ATGTCTAAATTTATGATTTTAGTTAAACAATTATATAAACAGAAAATCCGTTCAAAACCTTTCCTATTAATGCTAGGATTATATATTGTAATTATTAGTGCAATTGTTTTCTGGTCAGATATTAAGGAAGTTTTTGTAAATAGTGAACAAACTGAAATTGCGCTTATTAACAAAACAGACTATGACATGCAGTCGGTTTTTGTTTCGGGTGATGAAACGAAATGGGTGTTTTTAGAGGCTGCGGACGAGGAACTGGATCAGAAGCTAGAGGACGGCTCGTATTTAGCGGCCATTACCCTAACGGAAGCCGGCCCGAAGCTTGCGGCTGACATTCAATCGTATGACCCGCTACAGCTAAATGATCAGCAAATGCTGTATCAAGAAATTAATAATGCTGGACAATTTTATGCGATGGGGAAACTGGATTTAACTGATGAACAGGCATCAACTTTACTCGATTCGGAGCCTATCGTAACGACAATGACATTAAATACTGAAGCGAAAGATGGCAAAACAACCGATGAAAAACAAGCGGGAATTTTAATTTCATACGGTGTTGGATTTTTAATTTATCTCTTTATTAATACGTTTTTATCCATGATTACGACGGATGTAGCCTCTGAAAAAGGCTCGCGTGCACTAGAAATGCTTCTTGTTAGTGTAAAGCCAGAAACGCATTTCCGTTCGAAGCTTGTCGGTGTATTATTATTAGCAATTACGCAGTTTACCGTGTTGCTTGGCTTCCTTTTTGTCTTACTAAGATTCACGAAAGGCGGAGAGAAGTGGGAAATGGTGTCAGAAGTTTTCACGACCATTTCGCTTTCTTATTTTTCTTATGTCTTAGCTTTCTTGTTCGGTACATTGTTCTTGTTTTTAATAATTGGGGCATTTTTTGGCTCCCTTGTATCAAAGGTAGAGGAAGCATCGCAAGTAATGATGCCAGCAATCTTAATTACGATTGTCGGCTTCTATGTGTTGGTTACGGGTATGTCCAATCCGGATACGATGCTTATTAAAGTATTCTCCTATATCCCATTTACGTCCGGTATGGTCATGCCACTGCGTATTGGTGCGACGGATATTAGTCCCTTGGAGCCGCTGGTATCATTAGCTATTTTGGTTGCGACAGTACTCATACTATATAAACTGAGCTTATCGTTTTATAAACGAAGTGTGCTAACGTATTCATCTGGCGGCATTATTAGTAAAATCAAAACAGTTTTCAAAGTAACGACTTAA
- a CDS encoding ABC transporter transmembrane domain-containing protein, protein MKVFIKLAWFFNERKREYFFGLTMLTMVAMLQLIPPKIIGYTIDEIGAGTLTKGSLLKWLGVIAGVAILMYILRYFWRQMIFGSSNYLARALREKLFRHFTKMSPSFYQQRRVGDLMAHATNDVNAVQQTAGFGVLTLFDSITTGSFVMLAMAITIDWRLTLIALIPMPIMALITSYYGKLLHQRFGRAQAAFSDLNDKTQESITGMKVIKTFGQQQDDVEDFTKLSNQVVEKNMHVAKVDSLFDPTISLVIGVSFLLSMAFGAKFIVEGAMTIGDLVAFNTFLGLLIWPMLAIGMLFNIVERGSASYDRIEALLNVPLEIDDKFGALNERPEGDLHVNIREFKFPGDDKVALQNVAFQLKRGETLGIVGKTGAGKTAILKLLLREFEGYDGKITYGGKAIDHFQKLRLREAIGYVPQDHFLFSASIYSNIAFTNPSATREQVEQAAKLAQINDDICRFTNGYQTIVGERGVSLSGGQKQRISIARALMMKPELLILDDSLSAVDAKTEEAILQSLKDARRDATTIITSHRLSAIQHAHIILVLQEGTIVEKGSHEELMALRGRYYEMYELQQLEQLVEKGGETNE, encoded by the coding sequence ATGAAGGTGTTTATTAAACTTGCTTGGTTTTTTAACGAGCGAAAACGTGAATATTTTTTTGGGCTAACAATGCTGACAATGGTTGCCATGCTACAACTTATTCCCCCTAAAATAATTGGCTATACAATTGATGAAATTGGAGCGGGTACATTAACGAAGGGCTCGCTCTTAAAATGGCTCGGTGTAATTGCCGGAGTAGCAATACTGATGTATATTTTACGTTATTTTTGGCGCCAAATGATTTTCGGCTCGTCAAACTATTTAGCACGTGCACTACGTGAAAAATTATTCCGCCATTTTACAAAAATGTCACCTTCCTTTTATCAGCAGCGCCGTGTGGGGGATTTAATGGCGCACGCTACGAATGATGTGAATGCCGTACAGCAAACTGCAGGGTTCGGGGTGCTAACATTATTTGACTCCATTACGACGGGAAGTTTCGTCATGCTCGCAATGGCCATTACCATTGACTGGCGCCTGACACTTATTGCCCTTATTCCGATGCCGATTATGGCACTAATCACGAGTTATTATGGCAAGCTACTGCACCAGCGCTTCGGTCGTGCCCAGGCGGCATTTTCGGATTTAAACGATAAAACGCAGGAAAGCATTACCGGCATGAAAGTCATTAAAACTTTCGGTCAGCAGCAAGATGATGTGGAGGATTTCACAAAGCTTTCTAATCAAGTCGTTGAAAAAAATATGCATGTGGCGAAAGTAGATTCATTATTTGATCCAACGATTAGCTTAGTTATTGGGGTAAGTTTCCTTCTTAGTATGGCATTTGGTGCGAAGTTTATTGTGGAAGGTGCGATGACGATTGGTGATTTAGTTGCCTTTAATACATTTTTGGGACTGCTCATATGGCCAATGCTCGCAATTGGGATGCTCTTTAATATTGTGGAGCGCGGCTCGGCATCCTATGACCGCATAGAAGCCTTGCTCAATGTACCTCTTGAAATTGACGACAAGTTTGGCGCGCTTAATGAACGTCCGGAAGGTGATTTACATGTCAATATCCGTGAATTCAAATTCCCAGGAGATGACAAGGTGGCATTACAAAATGTAGCGTTTCAATTAAAACGTGGCGAGACGCTCGGCATTGTAGGGAAAACAGGTGCTGGAAAAACAGCTATTTTGAAATTATTACTACGTGAGTTTGAAGGCTATGATGGAAAAATTACGTACGGTGGGAAAGCAATTGATCATTTCCAAAAGCTACGTCTACGGGAGGCAATTGGCTATGTACCACAAGACCACTTCCTATTCTCGGCTTCGATTTATTCGAATATTGCTTTTACGAATCCTAGTGCTACGCGAGAGCAAGTGGAGCAAGCTGCTAAATTAGCGCAGATTAATGACGATATTTGTAGATTTACAAATGGGTATCAAACAATTGTAGGCGAACGTGGTGTGTCATTATCGGGTGGACAAAAGCAGAGAATTTCTATTGCGCGTGCACTCATGATGAAGCCCGAGTTGCTTATATTAGATGATTCCTTGTCTGCTGTTGATGCAAAAACGGAGGAAGCCATTTTGCAGTCGTTAAAGGATGCACGCCGTGATGCGACAACGATTATTACGTCACATCGCCTGAGTGCCATTCAGCATGCACACATCATTTTAGTGCTACAGGAAGGAACGATTGTAGAAAAGGGCTCGCATGAGGAGCTTATGGCCTTGCGTGGTCGTTATTATGAAATGTATGAATTGCAGCAATTGGAGCAGCTGGTTGAAAAGGGAGGCGAGACAAATGAGTAA
- a CDS encoding ABC transporter ATP-binding protein, producing the protein MSKQPTFSQQQQRQVLKRLFMYLVPHKRAVIVALFLLVLTVTGDVLGPYLIKLFIDDHLAVGNFDQEPIIFLAVTYMTIQVLNVVISYFQQLKFQEIALKIIQQLRIDVFSKIHQLGMRYFDKVPAGSIVSRATNDTEAIKDMFVSVLISFVQAAFLILGVYVAMFLLNPVLAMFALALLPIIIYIIYLYRKLSSTVYMEMREKLSELNAKLAESLSGMSIIQVFRQEKRFNDEFDEINEQHYRAMMNNTKLNSLLLRPVIDLVYFTAIILLLFYFGQTSLEAAVEVGVVYAFITYINRFFEPINQMMESLALFQQATVAASRVFALLDEEELEPEQANHSLEINEGRIEFKDVSFSYDGEKDVLKNISFAVNPGETVALVGHTGSGKSSIINLLMRFYEFKHGDIFIDAESIKAYSQTELRRKLGLVLQDPFLFYGTIASNIRLNNQELTDVDVREAAKFVQADDFINTLPDQYAHKVSERGSTFSSGQRQLIAFARTIATNPKVLVLDEATAAIDTETEVAIQGSLEKMRKGRTTIAIAHRLSTIQDAELILVLHQGEIIERGTHQALLAQKGLYHKMYLLQNGIVEE; encoded by the coding sequence ATGAGTAAGCAACCCACCTTTTCACAACAACAGCAACGACAAGTACTAAAGCGTCTATTTATGTATTTAGTCCCGCATAAAAGGGCAGTTATCGTTGCACTTTTTCTACTCGTGTTAACCGTCACGGGAGATGTGCTCGGTCCGTATTTAATTAAACTATTTATAGATGATCATTTAGCAGTCGGTAATTTTGACCAGGAGCCAATCATTTTTCTTGCAGTGACGTATATGACAATTCAAGTGCTAAATGTTGTCATTAGCTATTTCCAACAGCTAAAGTTCCAGGAAATCGCACTGAAAATCATTCAGCAGCTACGCATAGATGTATTTTCAAAAATTCATCAGCTTGGCATGCGTTATTTTGATAAAGTACCTGCGGGATCAATCGTCTCACGTGCAACGAATGATACAGAGGCGATTAAGGATATGTTTGTTAGTGTATTAATTAGCTTTGTACAGGCGGCATTCCTAATTCTTGGGGTATATGTGGCGATGTTTTTGCTAAATCCGGTGCTTGCGATGTTTGCGCTCGCATTGCTACCAATTATCATTTACATCATTTATTTATACCGAAAGCTAAGCTCCACTGTTTATATGGAAATGCGTGAGAAATTAAGTGAGCTTAATGCGAAGCTTGCGGAATCTTTATCTGGTATGAGTATTATTCAAGTATTCCGCCAAGAAAAACGTTTTAATGATGAGTTTGATGAGATTAACGAGCAGCATTATAGGGCAATGATGAATAATACGAAGCTTAATAGTTTACTACTACGTCCTGTAATTGATCTAGTATACTTTACTGCTATTATTTTATTACTATTCTATTTTGGGCAAACGTCACTAGAGGCTGCAGTTGAAGTCGGTGTTGTCTATGCATTTATTACGTATATAAACCGCTTCTTTGAGCCAATTAATCAAATGATGGAAAGTCTTGCGCTATTCCAGCAGGCGACTGTTGCGGCTTCTCGCGTATTTGCGCTACTTGATGAGGAAGAGTTAGAGCCAGAGCAGGCGAACCATTCGCTGGAAATTAACGAGGGGCGTATTGAATTTAAAGACGTGTCGTTTAGTTATGACGGAGAAAAGGACGTGCTGAAAAATATTTCGTTTGCCGTGAACCCAGGGGAGACGGTTGCACTTGTTGGGCATACGGGAAGCGGGAAAAGCTCGATTATTAACTTACTTATGCGTTTTTACGAGTTTAAACACGGTGATATTTTCATAGACGCGGAGTCGATTAAAGCTTATAGCCAAACGGAGCTCCGCCGAAAGCTAGGACTCGTGCTACAGGATCCGTTTTTATTCTACGGTACGATTGCATCCAATATTCGTTTAAACAATCAGGAGTTAACGGATGTGGATGTGCGTGAGGCGGCTAAGTTTGTGCAAGCGGACGACTTTATTAATACGTTGCCAGATCAGTATGCGCACAAGGTTTCCGAACGCGGCTCTACGTTTTCTAGTGGCCAGCGCCAGCTTATTGCATTTGCGCGGACTATAGCGACAAATCCTAAAGTGCTCGTTTTAGACGAGGCAACGGCTGCAATTGATACAGAAACGGAAGTGGCGATTCAAGGTTCGCTTGAGAAAATGAGAAAAGGGCGTACCACGATTGCGATAGCTCACCGACTCTCAACAATTCAGGACGCAGAGCTAATTTTAGTACTACACCAGGGGGAAATTATAGAGCGTGGTACACATCAGGCGCTACTTGCACAAAAAGGGCTATATCATAAAATGTATTTACTACAAAATGGTATTGTTGAAGAATGA
- a CDS encoding DNA alkylation repair protein, with translation MDYYNLFVALENSRDNEQAMKMSAYMRDQFSFLGTPSPKRKAIYKDFFKEAKKEPLVDWSFVHDCWKQEYREYQYVATDYLLLKKKCLTVSDVAKIKELVISKSWWDTVDGLDGVVGEIALSYPEVNEMMLAWSTDENFWVRRMAIDHQLSRKAKTNTDLLEAIIKNNLGQTEFFINKAIGWSLRDYSKTNPQWVTDFIERYREKLAPLSIREASKYL, from the coding sequence ATGGATTATTATAATTTATTTGTCGCTCTAGAGAATAGTAGGGACAATGAACAAGCAATGAAAATGAGTGCGTATATGCGTGACCAATTTTCATTTTTGGGAACACCATCACCAAAGCGTAAAGCGATATACAAGGATTTTTTCAAAGAGGCAAAAAAAGAACCACTAGTAGATTGGTCATTTGTCCATGATTGTTGGAAGCAAGAATATAGAGAATATCAATATGTAGCGACAGATTATTTATTGCTTAAGAAAAAGTGTTTAACCGTTTCAGATGTTGCTAAAATTAAGGAATTAGTTATTTCTAAATCATGGTGGGATACGGTTGACGGACTGGACGGGGTTGTTGGAGAAATTGCATTGTCTTATCCAGAAGTAAACGAAATGATGTTAGCATGGAGCACAGACGAGAACTTTTGGGTGAGAAGGATGGCGATTGACCATCAGCTTTCACGAAAAGCAAAAACGAACACAGACTTACTAGAAGCGATTATTAAAAACAATTTAGGGCAAACAGAATTTTTCATCAACAAAGCAATTGGCTGGAGTTTACGAGATTATAGTAAAACCAATCCACAATGGGTGACGGATTTTATAGAAAGATACCGCGAAAAACTTGCTCCTTTAAGTATTAGAGAGGCGAGTAAATATCTATAG
- a CDS encoding peroxidase-related enzyme (This protein belongs to a clade of uncharacterized proteins related to peroxidases such as the alkylhydroperoxidase AhpD.) produces the protein MTASKQALSYLQPPNRDEVPVEFQATLDTMIAEQEAKQGFSNALLHVLPLNPHEHKGFLDFKNSLFNEEHTYLSIIDKEMIGLVVSSTNMCNYCLTTHSDVLRGLTKDPVWVDRLTYNYRSAKLSLKQLALCEYAFRATKKPDELSTKEVDLLREAGFNDHEILEAAYVVGFFNYTNRWVSTIGAIANPGHHSNNR, from the coding sequence ATGACCGCTTCGAAACAAGCATTATCGTATTTACAACCACCTAACCGCGATGAAGTGCCTGTGGAATTCCAGGCTACGCTTGATACAATGATTGCCGAACAAGAAGCTAAGCAAGGTTTTTCCAATGCACTCCTACATGTGCTGCCACTCAACCCACATGAGCATAAAGGTTTTTTAGACTTTAAAAATTCACTTTTCAACGAGGAACATACTTATTTATCAATCATTGATAAAGAAATGATTGGTTTAGTCGTCTCTTCTACAAATATGTGCAACTACTGCTTAACGACGCATAGTGATGTACTACGTGGTCTGACAAAAGACCCCGTTTGGGTGGATCGCCTGACATACAATTACCGCTCGGCAAAACTATCATTAAAGCAGCTCGCTCTTTGTGAGTATGCGTTCCGCGCAACGAAAAAACCTGATGAGCTTTCTACAAAGGAAGTCGATTTACTCCGTGAAGCGGGTTTTAATGATCACGAAATTCTTGAAGCCGCGTATGTCGTTGGCTTTTTCAACTACACAAATCGTTGGGTGAGTACAATTGGCGCCATTGCCAATCCGGGGCATCATTCGAATAATCGATAA
- a CDS encoding SDR family NAD(P)-dependent oxidoreductase — protein MDLGLQQKVALITGASKGIGLYTAIQFVKEGAQVAIAARGEESLAVAKVFIKEQTGVEVLTLAADVSKEDECRRIVEETVAHYGKLNIVINNAGTSSANSFEDVDSALWQSDLDLKLFGAINCSKQALPHLKAQGGGAIVNLSAVLAKTPPAGSLPTTVSRSAGLALTKAMSNDLGKYNIRVNAVCIGLIRSSQIEARWQTAMPNEPWETYSKEIGRNIPLGRIGETEEAANAIVFLASEAASYITGTALNIDGGSGGTL, from the coding sequence ATGGATTTAGGATTACAACAAAAAGTGGCACTTATTACAGGTGCAAGTAAAGGAATCGGCTTATATACAGCCATACAATTTGTAAAAGAAGGCGCTCAAGTTGCCATTGCAGCGCGTGGTGAGGAAAGCTTAGCTGTAGCAAAAGTGTTTATTAAAGAACAAACAGGTGTTGAAGTACTAACACTTGCAGCGGACGTATCAAAAGAGGACGAATGCAGACGTATCGTAGAGGAGACAGTAGCGCATTACGGAAAATTAAATATTGTCATTAATAATGCGGGAACATCTTCAGCTAATTCGTTCGAAGACGTGGATAGCGCACTTTGGCAATCGGATTTAGATTTAAAACTATTCGGTGCCATTAACTGTTCGAAACAGGCCCTCCCTCATTTAAAAGCACAAGGTGGAGGCGCGATTGTGAACTTATCAGCTGTACTTGCGAAAACACCACCTGCAGGAAGTTTGCCGACAACAGTTAGCCGCTCTGCAGGGCTTGCACTTACAAAAGCGATGAGCAATGATTTAGGCAAATATAATATCCGCGTGAACGCAGTATGCATCGGCCTAATCCGAAGCAGTCAAATTGAAGCACGCTGGCAAACAGCGATGCCAAACGAACCATGGGAAACATATTCTAAAGAAATCGGCAGAAACATTCCACTAGGTCGTATAGGTGAAACAGAAGAAGCCGCTAATGCAATTGTCTTCTTAGCATCTGAAGCTGCTTCTTACATTACAGGTACAGCACTCAATATTGATGGTGGCTCGGGCGGCACATTGTAA
- the rarD gene encoding EamA family transporter RarD, translating into MNEEKKGILNAVGAYVIWGIFPLYWKMLEHVNSMEVLLGRVIWSFVFTTIFIVLIGQRKNLIADLKFLWSNKLQFWSLAGASVVITMNWYVYIWAVMNNHVLQSSLGYYINPLISVLFGMMFFKEKLSRATIVSVCIAAFGVAVLTFSSGSIPWVALLLALSFAVYGVLKKKIQLDATRGLAIETLFILPFALSYYMYILTKGNMSFLHVSTKTDMLLIVSGIVTAIPLVLFAKGAQRIPLYLMGFIQYLSPTIVLFLGILLYKEPFTQVEFIAFSFIWMALVIFSVSKVVETRRRHHIASVQH; encoded by the coding sequence ATGAACGAAGAGAAAAAAGGGATACTAAATGCTGTAGGAGCATACGTCATTTGGGGTATCTTCCCGTTGTATTGGAAAATGCTTGAGCATGTAAACAGCATGGAAGTCCTACTGGGCCGTGTTATTTGGTCGTTTGTCTTTACGACAATATTCATTGTACTCATAGGGCAACGCAAAAATTTAATAGCTGATTTAAAATTTTTATGGAGCAATAAATTGCAGTTTTGGTCACTAGCCGGGGCATCTGTAGTTATTACAATGAATTGGTATGTTTATATTTGGGCTGTAATGAATAATCATGTACTGCAGTCAAGCTTAGGCTACTATATTAATCCGTTAATTTCCGTATTATTTGGAATGATGTTTTTTAAAGAAAAGCTATCGCGTGCGACGATTGTATCGGTGTGTATTGCAGCATTCGGTGTAGCTGTACTCACATTTAGTTCTGGCTCGATCCCGTGGGTGGCATTACTACTCGCGCTATCGTTCGCGGTTTATGGCGTATTGAAAAAGAAAATTCAGCTTGATGCAACGAGAGGCTTAGCAATTGAAACATTATTTATTCTTCCTTTTGCACTAAGCTACTATATGTATATACTGACAAAAGGCAATATGTCCTTTCTTCATGTCAGTACAAAAACGGACATGCTCTTAATAGTAAGTGGTATTGTTACAGCAATTCCGCTTGTGTTGTTCGCGAAAGGGGCACAGCGTATTCCGTTATATTTAATGGGCTTTATCCAGTATTTATCGCCAACAATCGTGTTATTCCTAGGCATCTTACTATATAAAGAGCCATTTACACAGGTTGAGTTTATTGCATTTAGCTTCATTTGGATGGCGTTAGTTATTTTCTCCGTATCAAAAGTAGTAGAAACAAGAAGGCGTCATCATATTGCGTCAGTTCAGCATTAG
- a CDS encoding cytochrome c biogenesis CcdA family protein, which yields MTNDINVFLAFGAGFLSFISPCTLPLFPAFLSYITGMTLDELKTEKGMLQKRAIIHTLCFLLGFSIIFIAIGFSTSLAKDFFIQYQDLLRQVGAILIVVFGLMIVGLLQIDFLMKDRKFQFKNRPSGYFGSVLIGIAFAAGWTPCTGPILMSIIALGGTNPDSAMLYMFAYFLGFAIPFFVLSFFVSRMGWIRRNSQKIVKIGGYIMIGVGVLLFFDGLDYIIRLLSPIFGGFTGF from the coding sequence ATGACTAATGATATTAATGTCTTCTTAGCGTTTGGTGCAGGCTTTTTAAGCTTTATCTCGCCTTGTACACTACCGCTATTTCCAGCGTTCCTGTCGTATATTACAGGAATGACGTTAGATGAACTTAAAACAGAAAAGGGAATGTTACAAAAGCGAGCTATTATACATACGTTATGTTTCCTTCTAGGTTTTTCGATTATCTTTATTGCGATTGGCTTTAGCACGTCGCTTGCAAAAGATTTTTTCATACAATACCAAGACCTGCTACGCCAAGTTGGTGCGATTTTAATTGTAGTATTTGGTTTAATGATCGTCGGGTTATTACAAATCGACTTCTTAATGAAGGATCGTAAATTCCAATTTAAAAATCGTCCAAGCGGGTATTTCGGGTCTGTATTGATTGGGATCGCATTTGCAGCAGGTTGGACACCTTGTACAGGGCCAATTTTAATGTCGATTATTGCCTTAGGTGGAACAAATCCAGATTCTGCGATGTTGTATATGTTTGCTTACTTCCTTGGCTTTGCGATTCCGTTCTTTGTGCTGTCCTTCTTTGTTTCCAGAATGGGTTGGATTCGTAGAAACAGCCAAAAAATCGTCAAAATTGGCGGTTATATTATGATTGGTGTCGGTGTTTTATTATTCTTTGACGGTTTAGATTATATTATTCGTTTACTTTCCCCGATTTTTGGTGGATTTACGGGCTTCTAG
- a CDS encoding response regulator, whose product MPTVLVVDDALFMRVAIGNMFKEWGFNVVAEAANGREAIALYKEHQPDIVTMDLTMPVMSGLDAVKKIIPEYPAAKIVMITALGQQRIIVDAIESGAKDFITKPFQPYKLKEVVYNVLGIEVE is encoded by the coding sequence ATGCCAACAGTATTAGTCGTTGATGACGCGCTTTTTATGCGTGTTGCGATAGGAAATATGTTTAAAGAGTGGGGATTTAATGTTGTTGCAGAGGCTGCCAATGGGCGTGAAGCGATAGCTCTATATAAAGAGCATCAACCAGATATCGTTACGATGGATTTAACAATGCCAGTTATGTCAGGCTTAGATGCGGTAAAGAAAATTATTCCCGAATATCCGGCAGCGAAAATCGTAATGATTACAGCCCTAGGACAACAACGTATTATTGTTGATGCGATTGAAAGCGGTGCAAAAGACTTTATTACAAAGCCTTTTCAGCCCTATAAGCTGAAGGAAGTAGTGTATAATGTTTTAGGTATTGAAGTAGAGTAG
- a CDS encoding CcdC family protein has protein sequence MFDAIPSQYLLIGSTVMAIVMGSFVMVMRMRSQKKPVSAKKIIIPPVAMSTGALMFIFEEFRVAPMQILEATALGLLFSTLLIATSKFEIRENDIYMKASKAFPFILVGLLVFRIILKLVFSNSLDVGELGGMFWILAFSMLGPWRIAMLIQYQKIKKAHLTS, from the coding sequence ATGTTTGACGCAATACCTTCTCAGTATTTATTAATTGGCTCGACAGTGATGGCCATTGTCATGGGTTCATTTGTCATGGTAATGCGTATGCGTTCGCAAAAAAAGCCTGTTAGTGCAAAGAAGATTATCATTCCTCCTGTGGCGATGTCAACGGGAGCACTGATGTTTATTTTTGAAGAGTTTCGTGTTGCACCGATGCAAATTTTGGAGGCAACCGCTTTAGGTTTATTGTTCTCAACCTTATTAATTGCTACTTCTAAATTTGAGATTCGTGAAAATGATATTTATATGAAAGCCTCAAAAGCATTTCCATTTATTTTAGTTGGCTTGCTTGTGTTTCGTATTATTTTAAAATTAGTATTCTCAAATAGTTTAGATGTTGGTGAACTGGGTGGTATGTTCTGGATTTTAGCATTCTCCATGCTTGGCCCGTGGCGTATTGCAATGCTCATCCAATATCAAAAAATTAAAAAAGCCCATTTAACGAGTTAA
- a CDS encoding DUF2621 family protein, translating into MDLEGWFLWFILFWVVVLVVLMGIGGFFMFRKFLKSLPKSDGKSDLDWQNIYLDKTIHLWGEDAKSLLGELVSPVPELFRQVAKEKIAGKIGEIALEEHATAIDNDLIIRGYIQATPKRDHKFLRKKLEQMQIDVTPYEHLFD; encoded by the coding sequence GTGGACTTAGAAGGTTGGTTTTTATGGTTTATTTTATTTTGGGTAGTAGTTTTAGTTGTATTAATGGGCATTGGTGGATTTTTCATGTTCCGCAAGTTTTTAAAATCCCTTCCGAAAAGTGACGGTAAGTCGGATTTGGACTGGCAGAACATTTATTTAGATAAAACGATTCATCTGTGGGGCGAGGATGCCAAGTCATTATTGGGCGAGCTTGTGAGTCCTGTTCCGGAGCTTTTTCGTCAAGTAGCGAAGGAGAAAATCGCGGGGAAAATTGGCGAAATTGCCTTGGAAGAACATGCAACAGCAATTGATAATGACTTAATTATTCGTGGCTATATTCAAGCAACTCCGAAGCGCGATCATAAATTTTTACGTAAAAAGCTAGAGCAAATGCAAATCGATGTAACACCATATGAGCATTTGTTTGACTAA
- a CDS encoding SCO family protein, giving the protein MRKKSVGLIVLMLMAIVLSACSNYQFKPTTSYEIQDFTVTDHRGEEVSLESLKGKPWLAMFIFTNCTTICSPMTYNMTEIQKELIDRDVEDYNIVAFSVDPANDTPEVLTEYLSRYTVPDESKWHLLTGYDQKFIEQFSVKSFKSLVRAIEGDDQVMHANTFFLVDEQGVAVKNYTGYSQTDDGVPFDTIAVDMESLIEERLGK; this is encoded by the coding sequence ATGAGAAAAAAATCTGTGGGGCTCATTGTGCTTATGCTAATGGCCATTGTACTAAGTGCGTGTAGCAATTATCAATTTAAGCCTACTACTTCATATGAAATTCAAGATTTTACGGTTACAGATCATCGTGGTGAGGAAGTTTCCCTGGAGAGTTTAAAGGGCAAACCTTGGCTGGCGATGTTTATTTTCACAAATTGTACAACAATCTGCTCACCGATGACGTACAATATGACGGAAATTCAAAAGGAACTAATCGACCGTGATGTTGAGGACTACAATATTGTTGCGTTCTCAGTTGACCCAGCAAACGATACGCCTGAAGTGTTAACAGAGTATTTAAGCCGCTATACAGTGCCAGATGAGTCAAAATGGCATTTACTAACGGGCTATGACCAAAAATTTATTGAGCAATTCTCTGTTAAATCATTCAAATCCCTTGTCAGAGCGATCGAAGGGGACGACCAAGTGATGCATGCCAATACATTTTTTTTAGTAGATGAGCAAGGCGTCGCTGTGAAAAACTACACAGGCTATTCTCAAACAGATGACGGCGTACCATTTGATACAATTGCTGTTGATATGGAATCATTAATTGAAGAACGTTTAGGTAAATAA